CGACCAGGCCTTCGGCGGCCTGATTGGCAGTGCCATCGTCATGGGCGTGAAGCGTGGCGTGTTCGCCAACGAAGCGGGCCTGGGCAGTGCGCCAAACGTGGCAGCCGTGGCGTCGGTTGAACACCCGGTGGCACAAGGCGTGGTTCAGGCGTTCAGCGTGTTCCTCGACACCTTCGTGATCTGCACCTGCACCGCCTTGCTGATCCTGCTCTCGGGCTTCTACACCCCGGGCTTCGAAGGCGATGGCATTGCCCTGACCCAGAACTCGCTCGCCGCTGTCGTGGGCGACTGGGGCCGGATGTTTATCTCCGTGGCATTGGCGTTGTTCGTGTTCACTTCGATTCTCTACAACTACTACCTGGGCGAGAGCAACCTGCGCTTCCTGATCGGTGAAAACCGCAAGGCGCTGATAGGCTACCGCGCACTGGTACTGGTGTTGATCTTCTGGGGTGCGATCGAGAACCTCGGCACGGTGTTCGCGTTTGCCGACATCACCATGACCCTGCTCGCGTTCGTGAACCTGATTGCGCTGTTCCTGCTGTTCAAGGTCGGCATGCGCATCCTGCGTGACTACGATGACCAGCGCGCTGCCGGGATCAAGACTCCAGTGTTCGATTCGAGCAAGTTCCCGGATCTGGACCTGGACCTGAACGCCTGGCCAGCCAACCCGCCAGCCGCCGCCACCAAGGCAGAAGCTGAAGCGCAAGGCGTACCCGCAGCGCAACGCTGATCGGTGAATGACGGGCGCATCCCCTGCGCCCGTCAGTTAAAGTGCACAACCTGTGGGAACGAGCCGGCTCGCGATGGCGGTATGTTAGAGACTAATGTGTCAACTGACAGTCCGTCATCGCCAGCCGGCTGGCTCCCACATGCCATCTCTTGCGGAGACTTCCCCATGGTTCCCAATTCCTTTCCTGCCGCCCAGCACGTCATGGTGCTCTACACCGGTGGCACCATCGGCATGCAAGCCAGCGAACACGGCCTGGCACCGGCATCCGGTTTCGAAGCGCGGATGCGCGAATACCTGCACAGCCAGCCGGAACTGGTGGTACCGCAGTGGCGCTTTCGCGAGA
This DNA window, taken from Pseudomonas fluorescens NCIMB 11764, encodes the following:
- a CDS encoding alanine/glycine:cation symporter family protein; its protein translation is MLEVINDFLSGKVLIVLIVGLGSYFTIRSRFVQLRHFFHMFAVFRDSLKSSAGQLSSFQALMLSLAGRVGAGNIAGVGIAVTLGGPGAVFWMWVTALVGMSSSFFECSLGQLYKRADADGTYRGGPSYYIQHGLQKRWLGMIMAFLLLVTFGFAFNGLQSHAVTHSLNNAFGFDTTWTGLTLAVLLGLVFIGGIKRIAKVADLLVPVKTLVYIGVTIYVIVLQFDHVPAMLMTIVKSAFGLDQAFGGLIGSAIVMGVKRGVFANEAGLGSAPNVAAVASVEHPVAQGVVQAFSVFLDTFVICTCTALLILLSGFYTPGFEGDGIALTQNSLAAVVGDWGRMFISVALALFVFTSILYNYYLGESNLRFLIGENRKALIGYRALVLVLIFWGAIENLGTVFAFADITMTLLAFVNLIALFLLFKVGMRILRDYDDQRAAGIKTPVFDSSKFPDLDLDLNAWPANPPAAATKAEAEAQGVPAAQR